One part of the Stigmatopora argus isolate UIUO_Sarg chromosome 8, RoL_Sarg_1.0, whole genome shotgun sequence genome encodes these proteins:
- the LOC144079457 gene encoding cortexin-1-like produces MDTFPSFSSTPPNTPTIQSVCKPCLRAPWRMSDGPTLDYDSLLSPAGSSLPGGGGGVGGSGSPPLSLVGVDAEQRTALAFVGLLMLFLVFLLVRCFRILLDPYSRMPASSWTDHKEGLERGQFDYALV; encoded by the coding sequence ATGGACACCTTCCCTTCCTTCTCCTCGACACCCCCCAATACACCAACCATCCAGTCGGTGTGCAAACCCTGCCTCCGGGCCCCGTGGAGGATGAGCGATGGGCCCACGCTGGACTACGACTCGCTGCTGTCCCCAGCTGGCTCTTCCCtccccggcggcggcggcggagtcGGCGGTAGCGGCAGCCCCCCGCTGTCCCTGGTTGGGGTGGACGCCGAGCAGCGCACCGCTCTGGCCTTCGTGGGGCTCCTTATGCTCTTCCTGGTCTTCTTGCTGGTCAGGTGCTTCAGGATCCTACTGGACCCCTACAGTCGCATGCCCGCATCATCCTGGACTGACCACAAGGAGGGATTGGAAAGGGGTCAGTTTGATTATGCGTTGGTGTAG